In the genome of Pogona vitticeps strain Pit_001003342236 chromosome 13, PviZW2.1, whole genome shotgun sequence, the window tcttttctcctgtCCTGTTCTGGTAAGGAGAGGGAGAGGCAAAGCGCTCTCGCATGGCGATGCCAGGCCTCCCTAAAAGTCAACAGCTAAGGCTACCTTCTTCTCTGCAGCTATCTACCCACCCTGGCCATGgaggaaagaaagtaggaaattgAAGTCTTCCTGGTGCTTCTTTTCATGAACCCTTAGGACCACTCCCCCCCACCAAGGCATCATCCTGGCCTGCTGAGGTgttggcattggggggggggggagctacttGCACCATTTCAGTTTCTCATCTTTCATAAATGTTTCATGGGGGGCGCGGAAGCATGGCCATAATGATTTTGGATTatctgtggaggaggaggaggaggaggctacAAGTTAGAGAGATGCTTATACTTTCTCCGGTTTCTGAGATTCACGAGGCACCCTGGGGAAGGGGAGAAGAGCAAATTCTTATATTCACCTATCTCTtgggtgaatttttttcctccttgggaAACAGGGTTGAGGAGCGGCTGTTTGTTTTACCCATGTACGCCTATCCCTGTCTTCAGTAACTCAACGCTCTTGTGCCTGACTGATGCATTGATCATTTCATATAGGAATGTACTGCTGAAGAGAGGGTTGAGTTTAGAGATGAATGGCTCTTGTAAGAGGAAGTACCATTTGTTCTCATAACGTATaagaagcttggaaaagttccttctctgaactgcatctcccagaatcctccagccagcatgggagTAAGAGttccaaagaagtaatttttccccAGCTTGACACAGAAGGTCTGTGGCCTGCTCCTAGCGACCCACCTCTCTGTGCCGATAGATGCCTCTATTTACCCTAGTAGAGCAGCAAACAAGCTTCCTGTTTGTATTAAAAAACAGacgttttctctttccttctccatgCAGCCGACCGTTTGCTATCAGGCCATCACAAAGAAGCTGAAGGTGTGTGAAGAGGTACAGCCGTCTTTGCTTTCCCTTGCCTTTGTTGATGTCTCAGAGACACCGCCTGTTTTTTTCCAAAGTAAAACGATCTCTCGTGGCTTTTCTCCTTCCCCTAGGAAACCGGTTCCACCTCCATCCAGGCCGCAGACAGCACAGCTATTAATGGCAGCATCACTCCTACAGACAAGAAGTAAGAGCCTCTTTCGaataatctttctctctctggctttTTGCTCTCTGGCCGCCTTTTCGATACTCTGGGAACACAActtggaaggattttttttcgGGGACTGTCACTGTCAGAATCCCCAGGGGGAGTTGTCCGTGCTCTGCTGGCAAaggattgtgggatttgtaatctCACGAGGTGACTTCTGTGTTCTTTAACTCAAGAGGCAGCCAGTGACGGGGACCCAGATGGATAACCTTGCtccatgtggggtgtgtgtgcggaGTTGGGTTCTGTTTGAGCAGCTCTGGCATTCGTTCTTCTGGATCACATTTTGGACCAGAGCGACTGATGCTTAAGTGGCCGCACCCGTTTTTCTGTTTTGATCCAATCTCTCAGCCTAGTCCACCTCCCAGGCCGACCGGCCACATAAAATCGAGCATAACCCCTTGCGGCCTTCGGAAAAAAACAAGGGGGCCCAGCGAAGGTCCATGAAAACAGAAAGAGGCTTCCTGGGCGTTCGAAGGAGGGGAGTTTGCCCCGGCCTGCGGCATCCCTTTTGGAAAATGAAACCTTTTGTCACCACCTGGGTTTTGCCCCAGGAATCTGCTCAGTGTTGCCCCTTCTGTTTGTGAGCGAAGATCTCCCCACCCAAATGGCCTTGCTGTCCAAAGCGAGTCGCAGGATGGAGAGTCTCTTTCACCACGAATTAACTCCAAAGCCACCCGCAGGAAGGGAAGCGGTGGGACGGGTGCACCCTCCAGGAAGAGCCTTCTGTGGCCCATGTGTCTCCGAACACTTCCTGTGcacccctccccccacttccTAGAGTGACAGGAGCCACCGTTGCACTTCCTGTCTCGCCCTCGGAAGCCGTTTCCCTCTTGCACCAATGCAGCACGGGCTCTGGCCTGCTTGTGGCGGCCGTCATCCCAGGAGGTCAGTTTTTCAGGCTAGCTGAAGGGAAACGAAAGTAACCATGAAGGCTTTCAGGTAAACCTTTCTCTCCCGGGCAGCTTCGAAGCTGCCAAATGCAACCGGGATACGTCCCGGGCGCAAGCCTGTCCCTCCGTTGCCTTTTCGTTCCCACCCTTTCGCTGCGAGCCGAATGGCAGGAAGCTAAaatgtgttgtgggtttttcttggttaagaaccttttttttttttttttttgagaaactcCCACCCAATTTTGCCTCTGCTCCGTCTGGTATCTCGGAGTCTCCTATCACTCCTGCATTGATCCGTCCGTGCAGGATCTTTTCAATACATCATTTCCTTGGAGTAGGTTGCTGTGGCTTTTCCTCTCCCTAAGCATGGTTACTGAACAGGAATGTAAAAAGGCTGGTTTCCTTGACAGAGATGAACTTACAAACACAGGACTGGTTTGGGTTTTTTAGCCTGTGAGTTGCATTACAGGATGCCAGCTGTTCTCTCGAGTGGAATTGTATACCCACAGCTGGGCTGTGATGGACACCATGCATTTGAACACCTAGTTCACTTTATCCCAGGTGAAAGCTTAAGGCCAGGGTAGCACCTGGTGAGATCCATGTCTTCCTTCGGCAGCCTGCCCTCCTCCATGACGCTCTGAAACATTTGTGGAACCCAAAGACATAAGACCCAACCtagccttcttttttttctcttcccttctcttgctGCTTACATTTAAAATCTGGCCTGATGAAGAGAGggtgttttttgaaatgttgtgtttGTTCTATGCTTTTTGGGGTTGGCCTGTAAACATACAAACCTCAGAATGGATCTGAAAATTTGTTTTATGCACCACAACTGTCCTTGCTTTTGTTAAATTGAGCCAGCTAATGCCTCTGAGGCTGGTTGCAGAAGCCATACACAGCCTTGTGGAATTGAGATTCGAATTCCAACATGTGGGCTGGGAAGAAATGTTATGGctgcaaaattgggggggggtttgGGGAACGGACATTATTTTCACCCACAAGTACTTGAGTCTCGGCTGATATGTGCGATGCATTCTTAGGGTATAGATGCAGAATTTCTGCAGTGCCGTCACTTCATTTCTTTATCTCGGATCAGTGGCGCAAATTAGAACCAGTGACAGAAGCATGTGGAGTCTTCCCTGTTGCGCTCAGCAGTAGTCAGAATGTCAGAAGACCCATTTCCGCCTCCCGAGGCAAAAGATCAGAAAGAGGGATTTGCTGCATGGGTCTCCTCATGCTTCAGCTGGTTCTGAACTCTGATCTTTCACATGCAAACTCAAGGCTACACTAATCTCTTTGTATGAAAATATCTTGGGTCTCACCCATGACTGCTTTGCCTGCATGTTTCTCTTTAACGTTGGCGTCCTGGAGGGGTGGTTCCTTGTAACTGTTGTTCCAAGAGGAGGGCCGTTTTATCTTTTGGAGCAGAAAGAAGGGCCTGCTGGTGTCCGATTACATGTTAGCAAGCAGTGCTTTGAGCAAATGTGATAATCTCTTTGGACTTGAAATGTGcatcccccctccctgcccagggGCATTGAGCCTTTATCAGTAAAGCCTCCATTTTCAAATGGACAACACACCATACTGCTCCCATGTGGCTTTTGTCTCAGCCGCCATTAACACGCCCCATCTCACCTGACCTCGGAAGCCGAGTAGGGTTAGCCCTGGTTAGTAGACAGGGAAGAGCAGGACTTTCCAGGTGGGGCTAGGAAAGCACCTTCCTTGAAGCCCAAGGGAACCGTTGCTGCTCATGTTGAGTTGACAATACCGTGTAGCCGTCTCAGGCGGCTCTTGTGTATCCGTTCAGCTTACTCTCTGGAGTGCTTGAGGGACTCTGTCCTAAAGGAAAACCATCCATCCGGCGTCACACGTGCTCCTTTGAGAGTTTTCTCGCGCTAATCACCACCTCTCCTACCTAGGATAGGGTTCCTTGGCCTCGGCCTGATGGGGAGCGGCATCGTGTCCAACTTGCTAAAAATGGGTCACACTGTCACAGTCTGGAACCGGACTGCAGAAAAGGTGAGTTTGTTCTCTGGAAGGATAAGGCAAGGCTGATCTGTGGGTCGCCCCTgttttgggagggttttttttttaaaaccagaaccACAGGGGTCTATGAATGGGAGTCAAATGCAGATTGATAGCTTTGGGGGGGGTTGATCTCAATCAGCCTTCTGCCCCTCCCTGACCGTAAATGCGAACCATTGCTTTTTGGGATTATAGCTTCCCGAATTCTCTCACTAGCATAGTCATGCCAACAGAGGAATTCTGAACATTGTAGGCCCCGCCCCACATATCTCAAAAAGAGAGAAGCTTTCACATCGTTGTCTCTGGCTTAGACAAACTTTTGATATCCTTCCATGTTGCTGAAGTGAAGCCTGGGCTGTGGTTTTGACGGGATGAGGGACTTTGGGACGAGAAAAGGCAGTGGCTCAAAGCGTCACTTTCCCAACATTCGCAAGAACTGTCTTGAATCGTGGAGGTCTTAGCTCGGTTGCTTCTTTGGGAGTGCCAGCTTAGATCCTCGAACCAGATCACCGTAGCTATGGCAACCTTTGCCTTCTCTCcacttcatcttcttcttcttccaaataCGTTCTATTTTTATGCCTGATGGCAGCCGTTCTCCCTTCAGATCGCTGGAACAGCTTTCTCCTCATCACTTTAGTGCCAAGGTTTTGTAAAGAAATGGGCAGCCCGTAGATTTCCACGGGTCTAGTGGGAAGGAAGGTTCGGCGTCTCTCCTTGAAAGAAGCTAGTTGTGGTTTGCTCTGGGAGGAGAGAAGGTTTTAATAAGAGGGCAAGGAAAGGGTAGGAATGGACACTCTGAATCTCCTGGcatagcagcagtagcagctgcCACTTTCTTGATAAGGAACACCATGATGGCATTTCCAGAGAGTTGTCCTTATTACATTGCTAAGTTCATGGAGAATAGCTTTATAGTCTACCTGTGTTTTCCCAGCTTTGTGTTGGCCCTGCTGTTCAGCGAGTCTGTGACAGCAGGCGCTTGGTCCTGGTGTTCTCCTATCCATAAGGGGATGACAGGACTAATAACAGTTTCAAGCTCCCATCTACGACTAACCTCTAAAAAAGTAGCGTGTTGTTTTTCCCCACAACATTGGGAGAGCGGTGATTCTCTCTTCAGAGAGCTGGCTGGATTTTGGAAGCAACTGCTTTCCTTGACTACTTAAAAACCAAAGTCACCTCCTATCAGGGGGCCTGTGGGCTTGATCCGATGCTGTGGAAGCCTCTGCTCCAAATGGAAGGACACCCATctgtataggaagtggaaaggaagGTATCTCCATTCCAGCCCAATAGAGCATCTCTGAATACGAACCCTACAGGCCATGTTGCAGAACTGTCCCTCCAGAATTACCTGATGCTATTTGCCTTTGTTCATGTGTGGACACAACTTTACTGCATCCCAGGCGGCCGTCTTCTCTCGAGTTGTTGATCTTTGGGTACTGAGGGCTCCGGGTTAGAGCTATGTTCTGACTGTCCCTTTCTTACATGGGGGTCTGTGACTTTTGCAGTGTGATTTGTTCATCCAGGAGGGGGCACGGCTGGGAAGAACCCCCGCTGAAGTGGTCTCAACCTGCGACATCACTTTCGCCTGTGTCTCTGATCCAAAGGCTGCCAAGGATGTAAGGATTAACTCTTTttcttgcctccccacccccaccccatgcaaCTTGGCTTGCTCTGTTCCAGACGGTTTTGCTCCAGCAAAACGGATTGCGGATGAAGGGTTTCCTCCAAGGGCCCCCGGTGGCCCTCTTTGAAGTCGTATGCGGTGAAAAGGCAGAAATTCTATTCCACACTTAAAGAGTAATGGATGTTTCCTTACAAGGCTGTCCTGAAAATATTGCTAGACCATTGGGTCCCCAACTtggggtctccaggtgttcttcaactacaactcccagaagtcttttcACCAATAACTgtactggctaggatttctgggagttgtagtctgagaacatctgggggggaCTCCAGGTTGAGAACTACTGTTAAAGAGTATTTGTAAGGTTTGGGGGCACACTTATTAATTTGTTTTGCTCATATTATATAATGCTGATATTATTTGTCTAATAGACACTTTAAAGTTACAGATACGAATCAGTTACTTTTCTTTTCACATTCCCTTTTTCTAATTTTGTATTTGCTTACAGTTTTTttctagtaaaaaaaattaacaaaaacaaagcGGAGGAAGATAAAGTAGGACTGCCCTGTCCATGGGATCATTACTAGTGGTTTcgcttatctgctgcctgaaaagatTACATTAAAAAGACCCAAAATATGTGTTTGCAAGGTGTATTACTAGAATGGGCCccttagagggaaccagagactatgcaaATCTCTTCCGGATACCTTGGCGCTCCTGTAACATAAACATGCTATAAGCAGCAAGGGGatgctagccccccccccccccccgtttcctttGGATGAGAGGCAAGGGAAGGAAAATCTTTAGAACCGTGGTTTACAAAATATTTCAGGACTTTATGCCACGATAGAAGCTAGTGAAGAGAAACTTTCAGGTATGGTAGTGGAGTCCTCTTCTCTTCTGTGCTTCTTGGAACAGCAAAGGGCAAATGCAATCGTGAATGAGGGACACCCACCCATCCTTTGAGCAATTAATTCTCTTTCAGAGAATGTTTCAGAGTGTTACAGCCATCTGATTAATCCCCTTTTCAGCACTTGATTGTGAAACGCCTGGTATAGCCCTCTTAGAGAGAGGGTTAGATGGAGCTAGAGAGTGCAGTATAGATCCTTAGGAGAGGGGAGTTTCAAGGAACCCTCAGGGCATCTTGTCCAGGTCTCTGCCGGTGCTGAAATCCACAGCATAGAATCATCCTATTCTCTCTCACCTAGTAATCCAGAGCCATGAAATGTGCTTTCAGTCACAGCCTTCAGAGGAAGAATGGGAGGAGGTAACGGACAGTCAGATCAGGGCCAGGGCCGAAGAAGCAGCCCGTGTTTGAATCCCCTTGTCTGAAAACAGAACATCTAGTTGTCGCCTCTTTGTCACGACAAGAATTCTGTAGCTCATACAGCTGCCATTGTCTGGTAGCTTGTGATGTTTGGGAATATCTCAAGAGAGTTGGCGGGTAGTGGCCTGGATAcagccacatgtttttgttttttaagtttttcCTATCCTGCCTAGCTCATGGCCAGACTCACCACTCAGGAAAAGCACAATCCATTATACTAGGTGACTGATTCATGGGAAAATGAGTGAGTGGTTGAGTTTCATGCCGTTTGGCTGTGGCGTTGATGTGAACCTGATTAGCACAGAAGGTGGTAAGACTCCCTCCCCAGAGGACCTTTGAGGACCTTGTCCCTGCAGGGCAGGCGGTTTGTCGTCTTAGCCTAATGCTGTCTGTCTTGACCAGGAGCAGGTCTCTGGTAAGAAGCCTTTCCCATAAGTTGTTATAGGATTCCTCGCAGACAATTAACCTGATCTTTTGGCATAACTGTTTACTTACTAGTCAGAGTGCTAATCGTGTTGATGCAGAGAGCAAATACGGCTTATGATCTCCCTGGGGAACAGCAAAGGCTATGGGAGCTAATCATGGGAGGTGTTCATTTTGTCACTTTGCAGAGAGCGCAGTAGCCCCTCTAGCTTTCTTGACTGAGGATTCAAAGGGAACTGCAAGAGCCTGGCCTTGATCCCTGGATAGCCTTCTGTGGTTTCCCCAGTTGGAGTAGCCTTTGCACCCTGTAGGGAATTTCAAGCCCTCACCTTTCTGGATTACATGAGACACTCTTAAAGCTATCCAGTAATTTAGGGATGGCCAAAGCAACAGGTTTTATGCACGTCTTCTGTCTTTTGCGGCCCTTGCCACGGCCTCTGTGCTTGTATTTCAGCAGCTTGCCAGTAGCAGCAAAGCTGTTAACTTGCAGGGAGCCTTTGTTTCATTAGACTTCCAGGcaggacccccccacccccaccctgtgtGATCTGACTGAAGCACAAAGCCAAGTggtggcatcccccccccccgcagggaaaAGCACAGACCCTGGTGGATTTGTGGGAGAACCAAGTCTCCCATGAGTCACCTATGGACATTGCCCATCTCTGCGTTTGATCAAGGAGCTGCATTTGTATGAAGCAATTAATTTAGAAGCCACCTCAATATGGGGTGTTTCAGAGAGGTTGACCAGAGGAGGTTAGTCGCATCCCCTTTGGCCGTGGGAGAATCggggttgctttgcagacaccctATTGCTTTCCCGCTCTTCTGTTCCCACAGCTGGTGCTCGGTCCTAGTGGAGTGCTCCAGGGTATACGCCCAGGAAAATGCTACGTGGACAtgtccactgttgatgcagacaCTGTCACAGAATTGGCCCAGGTAACCTCAGCAGACCCGGTCTGTGTTTTCCTTCCCCATTTTATCCGGgtcgcttctttttcattttttttttcctcttcaatttctGAATCTTATTTAACAAAGGCAATGAAATGAATACCTTTCCCCCTTCAAGGTGACTGCACAGTGTTGCATTCTTAGCTGACAGAAGCGCGATGTACACATGATTGAGACCTCTTCCCTCTTGCTTCTTTCAGGTGATCGTGTCTAGAGGTGGCCGCTTCCTGGAAGCACCCGTCTCAGGGAACCAACAGCTCTCTAACGATGGGATGCTGGTGATCTTAGCTGCTGGAGACAGGGGCTTGTATGAGGACTGCAGCAGCTGCTTCCAAGCGATGGGAAAGACCTCTTTCTTCCTGGGTAACAGGAGCTTATTCAGTACTCGGCAGAGTCATGATGAATGTCGCTGCCAGCAAAAATAGTTACGCCTAAGCCCACATTTATAGGAATGGATAGCAATTGCCTGCTCACGAGAAGGGGCTCTCTACATAACTTAGGCAAGAGAACAGAAAATTGTGTATGCACTTGGCCTCTTTTGGTTTTAATGCTTCCCAGTTTAGAGGTATAGCCTCAGCCTTGATTCTTTATTTGAAACCCATGTGGGAAATGAAGGGAGTagatggcttatttatttatttatttatttatttatttatttacttacttacttacttacttacttacttacttacttgctgaACTCTATCCTATCCTGCCCATCCAGTGGCAAGCCATTGTTCTCGGTggctacaaaataaataaaaacaggtataccaaaatgaaatgaaaaacaataaacataaagaaaaataaaacccagCCAGAACCCTACTATCTAGCAGACATCATGCGGCTTGCTGCTTTGTGGAGCACATGCAGTCTTGACTACAAACTAAGCAAAACGGCTTGTCACAAGGGCTTAGTAACCGGTGGTCTTGGGTGTAGGTCTGTATTTCCCCTTTTTACATCTGATTGTCTTGTgcgtgtctctctctttctctaacaCACCCGCAGGTGAGGTGGGCAATGCTGCCAAAATGATGCTGATTGTGAACATGGTCCAAGGAAGCTTCATGGCCACCATCGCAGAAGGACTGACTCTGGCTCAAGTGACGGGCCAGTCCCAGCAGACCCTTCTGGACATCCTCAATCAGGGACAGCTTGCCAGCATCTTCCTGGACCAGAAGTGCCAAAGTAAAGTtctcttgcctttttttcttcgCTGATGCAGAGACCGAGTCAGTCTCTGAGTCAGTGTGGTGGGGAGGAAACTGCAGAGTAGTTTAGAGTGGTTTTAAGGGCTTTGCTGCCAGACCTCAGCAACTTGCCTTTTCCTCGGCAGAGTCAGGTGAATTTGCTGCGGCACCGGCAGGCGGGCGCACACTCTcgggcacatgtgtgaaggggtgggggagcgcttaCACTGGTGCTAGCACACACAAagtagctgtggggaggggaatgcaTGCAGGGGGGTGGCGGCTGGAGGTCTGTCCGTACTGCCCGGTCTGTCTCAGGTCGCAGAcccaggggttgacaacctcagGTCTAGAGAGTCAGGGTCACTTCAGACATGCACTCTTGTGCTGGACGAGCCATTGGTTTCCCTCAAGATAATATAAAAGTGGCTTTGAAGGTTTGCATGTGGAGTCAGTAGTGGTTTAAATCTGTAAGGGAAGAGAAGGTCCAAACATAGCTGAagtttattttttcctctctcttctcccccccctccccaagacaTCCTGCAAGGAAACTTTAAACCAGACTTCTACCTGAAATATATCCAGAAGGATCTCAGATTAGCCATTGCACTAGGCGATTCTGTTAACCACCCAACTCCGATGGCAGCTGCAGCCAATGAGGCAAGTCCTGCGTGGGCTTATTTCTGCTTATGGGGTAGCTGGGAGTTCCACAAGGGTCCGATGAGCAGGGATTAATTAGAACGTGGCGTGAGTCTTATGACATGATATGGAAAGCAACTGACTTTTGGATAAGCTTCAAAGCAAGTGGCAAAATCCGAGTTAGTTTAGTTCTCCGGACCAAAAGCAACATAGGGTTGCTGGGACTGGGTGGGGACTTAGATAGGAACAGGCTGTAGTCAAAAGCTGTTGCAAGTCATAACCTGCACCCCATGGCATTGTTAACTGGTGGAATTCACTGCTACTAGATGTAGCAATCACTGGCAACCTGAATAGCTTTAAAAGAGGGGACTGGATAAAGACACGGAGGCTCAGGCTGTCGAAGGAGGTCTCTGCTCTTGGAAGGTCGGAATGGCCACGTGCTTCTTCCAGTATCAGAGGTAGGAAGCCTCTATGGATCAGTTGCTAGGGAATACAAGACAGAGggtgcagttccccccccccccatcttctgcaagctcacacacacacacgggcaacTGGTGGCCATGGTGAGGACTTGCTATTGGCCTGGACAGGGCTTTTGTGGAAGGAAAGGTTTATAGACATTGTTGTGAGTGTTCCTGTCCAGCAGCCGGTGAGTGACCTTTTTCTCGCTGTGTCTCTCCCTCAGGTCTACAAACGAGCGAAAGCGTTGGACCAATCTGACAATGACATGTCTGCTGTGTACAGGGCCTACATCCACTAGGCtgacccccccccttcttgttAATCCTATGattattaatgatgatgatgaatactgGGTTTTAACTCTGGACCAGtccatctctgtctgtctgtctttctcttccaCCTTGCACCCCTTTCTCTtggtttcgttttgttttttaatacaaaaacTCTTTTGAGATCTGCTACACGGGCAGTTGCTGCAGCCACGAGGGTGGTTGCTAAAGCAAGCCTTCTTGTTCTGGCAGCAGCAAGagtagagaggaggaggagggatggatCACTGGCCTACTGACAACGGATCTGGACCATCCACCGAGAGTCCCAGAATGGAATTGGCGGCAGGCGACTCTTGCCAAAAATATCCACTGCTTGGCGTTCTAGTTCTCATTTGTATGAGTGTCCCGAagtttatcattattattattattattattgttatcgtTATGATTGTTTCTAACTGCTGTTTCACTTATTTGCTGTGGGTAATGTATATGTTGGCCTCCCTTGTGCGTGAAGGACAGTTGAAAGATGGACAATGTCCCGCTTAACCTGTGAACCTTGATTGGGATAAGAacctggcctttttaaaaaaaaaatggaggaaagctaAAAATTATTGTGGATGATTGGaatatcccctccccccccaaggaCTCAGtggaattatttcttttaaaaaaccaaacaaacggGCTGTCTCTGTCTACGCCTTCTATGGAGATAGCTTTTTAGGGAACCCCAGCACAGGCGTGATGATGGATTCAGAGAGTCTGCATTCCCAGAAAAGCTAACCCATACTGGGCATTGCTGTAAGACCATTTGAGATATTTGAAGAGAGAACTCTTCATGTGTCCCTTGATTTTTAACTCAGGCAGTGTGCCCATTCACACCTGCTGTCTCATGGCTGTTACAGTTTGCTAAGGTTATTTGGGTTGTTTTGGGG includes:
- the GLYR1 gene encoding cytokine-like nuclear factor N-PAC isoform X8, which produces MAAAAAPAPAAPPPPPPVNLRLGDLVWGKLGRYPPWPGKIVNPPKDLKKPRGKKCFFVKFFGTEDHAWIKVEQLKPYHAHKEEMIKINKGKRFQQAVDAVEEFLKKGKGKDQAASHNSTEEKNRRNSSEEKGKQALAEEKLKAGLSEGKPKKRMSSVSSERGVKCPVKRTYEQSPRKRGRPPKDEKDLTIPESSTVKRMMTGTVAGFKWPPGVSEPTVCYQAITKKLKETGSTSIQAADSTAINGSITPTDKKIGFLGLGLMGSGIVSNLLKMGHTVTVWNRTAEKEGARLGRTPAEVVSTCDITFACVSDPKAAKDLVLGPSGVLQGIRPGKCYVDMSTVDADTVTELAQVIVSRGGRFLEAPVSGNQQLSNDGMLVILAAGDRGLYEDCSSCFQAMGKTSFFLGEVGNAAKMMLIVNMVQGSFMATIAEGLTLAQVTGQSQQTLLDILNQGQLASIFLDQKCQNILQGNFKPDFYLKYIQKDLRLAIALGDSVNHPTPMAAAANEVYKRAKALDQSDNDMSAVYRAYIH
- the GLYR1 gene encoding cytokine-like nuclear factor N-PAC isoform X13, producing the protein MAAAAAPAPAAPPPPPPVNLRLGDLVWGKLGRYPPWPGKIVNPPKDLKKPRGKKCFFVKFFGTEDHAWIKVEQLKPYHAHKEEMIKINKGKRFQQAVDAVEEFLKKGKGKDQAASHNSTEEKNRRNSSEEKGKQALAEEKLKAGLSEGKPKKRMSSVSSERGVKCPVKRTYEQSPRKRGRPPKDEKDLTIPESSTVKRMMTGTVAGFKWPPGVSEPVKDGDPHFHHFLLSQTEKPTVCYQAITKKLKVCEEETGSTSIQAADSTAINGSITPTDKKIGFLGLGLMGSGIVSNLLKMGHTVTVWNRTAEKCDLFIQEGARLGRTPAEVVSTCDITFACVSDPKAAKDLVLGPSGVLQGIRPGKCYVDMSTVDADTVTELAQVIVSRGGRFLEAPVSGNQQLSNDGMLVILAAGDRGLYEDCSSCFQAMGKTSFFLGEVGNAAKMMLIVNMVQGSFMATIAEGLTLAQVTGQSQQTLLDILNQGQLASIFLDQKCQNILQGNFKPDFYLKYIQKDLRLAIALGDSVNHPTPMAAAANEVYKRAKALDQSDNDMSAVYRAYIH
- the GLYR1 gene encoding cytokine-like nuclear factor N-PAC isoform X1 → MAAAAAPAPAAPPPPPPVNLRLGDLVWGKLGRYPPWPGKIVNPPKDLKKPRGKKCFFVKFFGTEDHAWIKVEQLKPYHAHKEEMIKINKGKRFQQAVDAVEEFLKKGKGKDQAASHNSTEEKNRRNSSEEKGKQALAEEKLKAGLSEGKPKKRMSSVSSERGVKCPVKRTYEQSPRKRGRPPKDEKDLTIPESSTVKRMMTGTVAGFKWPPGVSEPVKDGDPHFHHFLLSQTEKPTVCYQAITKKLKVCEEETGSTSIQAADSTAINGSITPTDKKIGFLGLGLMGSGIVSNLLKMGHTVTVWNRTAEKCDLFIQEGARLGRTPAEVVSTCDITFACVSDPKAAKDVLGPSGVLQGIRPGKCYVDMSTVDADTVTELAQVIVSRGGRFLEAPVSGNQQLSNDGMLVILAAGDRGLYEDCSSCFQAMGKTSFFLGEVGNAAKMMLIVNMVQGSFMATIAEGLTLAQVTGQSQQTLLDILNQGQLASIFLDQKCQNILQGNFKPDFYLKYIQKDLRLAIALGDSVNHPTPMAAAANEVYKRAKALDQSDNDMSAVYRAYIH
- the GLYR1 gene encoding cytokine-like nuclear factor N-PAC isoform X3 codes for the protein MAAAAAPAPAAPPPPPPVNLRLGDLVWGKLGRYPPWPGKIVNPPKDLKKPRGKKCFFVKFFGTEDHAWIKVEQLKPYHAHKEEMIKINKGKRFQQAVDAVEEFLKKGKGKDQAASHNSTEEKNRRNSSEEKGKQALAEEKLKAGLSEGKPKKRMSSVSSERGVKCPVKRTYEQSPRKRGRPPKDEKDLTIPESSTVKRMMTGTVAGFKWPPGVSEPVKDGDPHFHHFLLSQTEKPTVCYQAITKKLKVCEEETGSTSIQAADSTAINGSITPTDKKIGFLGLGLMGSGIVSNLLKMGHTVTVWNRTAEKEGARLGRTPAEVVSTCDITFACVSDPKAAKDLVLGPSGVLQGIRPGKCYVDMSTVDADTVTELAQVIVSRGGRFLEAPVSGNQQLSNDGMLVILAAGDRGLYEDCSSCFQAMGKTSFFLGEVGNAAKMMLIVNMVQGSFMATIAEGLTLAQVTGQSQQTLLDILNQGQLASIFLDQKCQNILQGNFKPDFYLKYIQKDLRLAIALGDSVNHPTPMAAAANEVYKRAKALDQSDNDMSAVYRAYIH
- the GLYR1 gene encoding cytokine-like nuclear factor N-PAC isoform X4, which encodes MAAAAAPAPAAPPPPPPVNLRLGDLVWGKLGRYPPWPGKIVNPPKDLKKPRGKKCFFVKFFGTEDHAWIKVEQLKPYHAHKEEMIKINKGKRFQQAVDAVEEFLKKGKGKDQAASHNSTEEKNRRNSSEEKGKQALAEEKLKAGLSEGKPKKRMSSVSSERGVKCPVKRTYEQSPRKRGRPPKDEKDLTIPESSTVKRMMTGTVAGFKWPPGVSEPVKDGDPHFHHFLLSQTEKPTVCYQAITKKLKVCEEETGSTSIQAADSTAINGSITPTDKKIGFLGLGLMGSGIVSNLLKMGHTVTVWNRTAEKEGARLGRTPAEVVSTCDITFACVSDPKAAKDVLGPSGVLQGIRPGKCYVDMSTVDADTVTELAQVIVSRGGRFLEAPVSGNQQLSNDGMLVILAAGDRGLYEDCSSCFQAMGKTSFFLGEVGNAAKMMLIVNMVQGSFMATIAEGLTLAQVTGQSQQTLLDILNQGQLASIFLDQKCQNILQGNFKPDFYLKYIQKDLRLAIALGDSVNHPTPMAAAANEVYKRAKALDQSDNDMSAVYRAYIH
- the GLYR1 gene encoding cytokine-like nuclear factor N-PAC isoform X5; translation: MAAAAAPAPAAPPPPPPVNLRLGDLVWGKLGRYPPWPGKIVNPPKDLKKPRGKKCFFVKFFGTEDHAWIKVEQLKPYHAHKEEMIKINKGKRFQQAVDAVEEFLKKGKGKDQAASHNSTEEKNRRNSSEEKGKQALAEEKLKAGLSEGKPKKRMSSVSSERGVKCPVKRTYEQSPRKRGRPPKDEKDLTIPESSTVKRMMTGTVAGFKWPPGVSEPTVCYQAITKKLKVCEEETGSTSIQAADSTAINGSITPTDKKIGFLGLGLMGSGIVSNLLKMGHTVTVWNRTAEKCDLFIQEGARLGRTPAEVVSTCDITFACVSDPKAAKDLVLGPSGVLQGIRPGKCYVDMSTVDADTVTELAQVIVSRGGRFLEAPVSGNQQLSNDGMLVILAAGDRGLYEDCSSCFQAMGKTSFFLGEVGNAAKMMLIVNMVQGSFMATIAEGLTLAQVTGQSQQTLLDILNQGQLASIFLDQKCQNILQGNFKPDFYLKYIQKDLRLAIALGDSVNHPTPMAAAANEVYKRAKALDQSDNDMSAVYRAYIH